DNA sequence from the Parasphaerochaeta coccoides DSM 17374 genome:
GATACGTCGCACCACCGACACGGCGGCTTTTGACTTCAACGGCGGGCTTTACGTTCTCCAGCGCCTTGAGGAAGACATCAAGAGGCTTCTCTCCTGTCTTCTCCCCTACATCCTGCAATGCCGCATACATGATACCAGTACTGATGGACTTCTTGCCATCGATCATCATACGACGGATAAACTTCTCAACCACGACGCTATTGTACACGGCGTCTGGCAAAATCTCCCTGACGGGAGCTACACTTCTTCTCGACATGCTGTCACTCCCTCATCAAGCCTTCGGCTTCTTGGCACCGTACTTCGAGCGGCTTCTCTTGCGGTCAGCGACGCCCAAGGTGTCCTTGGCGCCACGGATGATGTGATAACGGACACCGGGAAGGTCCTTGACCCTACCGCCACGCATGAGCACAACGGAGTGCTCCTGCAAGTTATGTCCGATTCCCGGAAT
Encoded proteins:
- the rpsG gene encoding 30S ribosomal protein S7 — protein: MSRRSVAPVREILPDAVYNSVVVEKFIRRMMIDGKKSISTGIMYAALQDVGEKTGEKPLDVFLKALENVKPAVEVKSRRVGGATYQVPVEIRETRREALAMRWLITAARARNGKTMGEKLGAELFDAFNSSGSAFKKKEDTHRMAEANKAFSHYRW